From a single Mycosarcoma maydis chromosome 2, whole genome shotgun sequence genomic region:
- a CDS encoding uncharacterized protein (related to Glia maturation factor, beta) encodes MASNSSTIDIPSSVVVRIQKFRLTPSKAAITALVFKIDRKTLTLEIEEELTTGLTCVEDLIQELPENSPRFLIVNYKLNHRDGRVSYPLFLLYWAPQTSPLDLSTLYASALSNFSVKSDVAKVIDVRDAEISTSQLNQRLGA; translated from the exons ATGGCATCGAACAGTAGCACGATCGACATACCTAgctcggtggtggtgcggATCCAAAAGTTTCGGTTGACGCCGTCGAAGGCGGCGATCACAGCGCTGGTGTTCAAGATCGATCGAAAGACGCTTacgctcgagatcgaggaagagctcaCGACCGGGTTGACGTGCGTGGAAGATTTAATCCAAG AACTGCCCGAGAACTCAccacgcttcttgatcgtcAACTACAAACTCAACCATCGTGACGGACGGGTATCGTAC CCTCTATTCCTCCTCTACTGGGCACCCCAAACTTCCCCCCTCGACCTCTCCACCCTGTACGCCTCAGCACTCAGCAACTTCAGCGTGAAATCCGACGTCGCCAAAGTAATCGACGTCCGAGACGCCGAAATCTCAACCTCACAACTCAACCAGAGATTGGGCGCCTAA